In the genome of Arabidopsis thaliana chromosome 4, partial sequence, the window ATCTCACATGTGATAAAACACAATCTAGTCTTTGTCTCAAATCTCTCGTGGAATCATTGTTGATTTActttatctattttgttttgacattgAGGAATgcctttctttttgttgtcttaAACGTTTGGAGCTTTGCCTTTTATCGCCTTGTAGTTGGATTATTTGAATGAGTGAATAAATATAAGAGGAATATTTCCTTATTAATCAGATAAAGTATCAATTCCTAATTTCTGCTACTCTACTTGATTCTTATTTTACTCTACatagaaatataagaaagattttttttaagaaatacaATCTAAGCAATTTTCCTTACTATTTTCACTTTAATtctccaaagaaaaaaatatagaaatacaTACCTAATATAGTTCTTCCAAACATATTTCTTCTAAATATACACCTAAACAAAATCTAATGCaaccaaatattttcaaagttgctttcaattttatatcatAGATGATGTGATCATGGAACTCACTATTCGTATGTcgaattttgatctttctcgaCTTATCAAAAGGCTTTTCCGCATCCTTTTGTGGCGTCATTCAATCCATCATCTCGTCTTTGAGTCGTGTGTCGTATCCATTTCGAGAATATCCACTCCAGATCTTTGAAGTGCCGAAATTAGGATTGATTCCTCACCATGATCATATCAATAGCAAACAAAATTGTtctacatctttttttttgggtcaaatgTTCTACTACATTTAAGTACCTTTTTTATAACAACATTTAAATAGCTCTTTTGGTGACTTATTTGTGCTTCAAAGCAAgcttgtttgttttatgtttgtacCATTTTGCGACCAGTACATAATATTTAGTAGTTTTACGTTTGTACCATTTAACGACATGTACTTACATCATATAATAGCTATATTGGTTTGtaccaaataaaatataaatattcttaGGAAAAGCAAAATCAGCAATATATTGAGAACttgtaaaacataattaaataaatttctaaatatatttgtgtaCCCATATAATGGACGAAAAATCACATTATAGCATATTATAAGAGGACTaccataatattttatttggtttttatttttctatctcATTATGTATATGGGATAAGCATTAAATAATATAGAGATcaagcattaaaaaaaaatagaaagcaAAATTGTCTTAGTACTTGCGCCCAAGAGTGAGTTCAAGGGACAATTCTTCTTCGCCAATTGCACCACCacaagcaacaacaacatcattatctctgtttttattaagTCTCACCtagaaaaagtatatatttatctagTTTCATATGCCTCAAATCTACATGTTGATGATCATTCATGATActaatgtaagaaaaaaaagaagaagaagaaaaaatacacTTGAAGATTGATAGAGAGACTTGTTACTTGATCCCAAAACTGGAGTTATCTTCTCACTAATATCCAATTGTACCCTacaaaacaattgaaaaaaaaaattgttttatttaccaAATCAAAAATCGATTATACAAAAACCTAACTCAATACATGAACATAAGAACCTTTGTTGATTTTGGATAAATTGGGTAGCATCTCGAGCACTTTCGTAGATTTGAATGTATTGTTGAGATTGCCTCCTGCTCATTTCTCGCATCATTCTCCTTTCTGCCAAAGGATTGAGCATGCataattataaatgaaaagGATATAAAGTCACTATGCATTATGTTGAACATCAACATACTACCATATACAACGTTACACTACaaacataattattaaatgtTAATTTAAATGTAAGATAATTACTTATACCTTTTctagattcttctttcttcttgttcctaTACATctaataaaagtaaaaaatatatatttatttcattacaTACTatcttaaatataaatatgatacTCTACATTAATGCATATACATGTTATGTATATAGACGTATCTTATATCGCTAACTGATTATGTGTATAAACTATAAAGACCTGAAGATGGCTTTTCACATGTGAAATTGGGAGGTTTTTCACATccataaaatccaaaataaccTTAGGAGTTGCCCCTGCAAATTTAAGGAGAATATTGATATTAATTATAGTTAATCTAAAAGATgatatcaagaaaaatattatcatgtgtaatatataataataaaaaataagagagatGAGGTATCTTAAAGGAAAAATAGGagattgtttattttaatggCGATTGGTTTTTCTCTCAATTTATTTAGAAGAAttgtctttattttaattttgcgATATGGAAAAAAATTGCTTACTTCTTTCGCCACCAAGTAATTCAACAACTTGAATAAAAAGGAGATTAAGATCATCTGTCCAACGCCAATGCGGCACTTTTGACCTAGTGTACGATCTAACGATCCGTCCTCTCATTGTTCTTCTGTCTCTTGTAAAACTCTTAGTTTGATAAAACTTTAGACTACATACtgataatttatataaaaatatatttatatattttccccaaaaataaccttaaaaaaaatatttagtgctagtacatgtttttgttgtcacgtgtaatttttgattttactattctctaaaaataaatataaaactgcattttaagaaataattatCTTCTGACAActccaaattttcttttctctaataataatatgcataataaattttaaaatctaaaatgaaTACTTAccagatttattttatttttattctaaaattaaatctatatatgctgaatatttgtaaaaataaagtaaaactcaaaaaaacaaacatattttctctaataatagccttgttattaattattattatttttaaccaaaggttataaataaatttataatcatcCAAAAAGAACtttgaattatatttattttgaattaaaattagattttcttaaaaaaagcTATGAATACAAATGAGTTGTAGgtgatataaaatataaatgggagatgaaatcatttttcttatagaAATGGAGTTACATTGTAGAATCGTTGTTTGTGGAAAATGTTCATCATATTTGTATAGAGTACTGCAAGTAGATGTGTCCAAATAGTTAATCATATTATTGGTAAAGGTAAGGCTAAAGATTGTGGAACCTTGTTTTTCGTAAAATTTATGAAGGTTGTTTTTGTGGGGAAAATAtggtatgatgatgatgatgatgacggtGGCGTTAATAATATGATGATATGATAGTATGAAGATAATTATGATGtgaaaaattataatcttatGAAAGTTTTTGTCTAACTATAAACCATTACATATTATTGACAAGGCAGGCCCAAAGTGCATAGCTACCTAAAgcatgagttttttttttaaaacccataacacttaaatataaaaatattcaaaaaccacaaaatattGGCTCAAACTCAAGACTTCATGTTAACCTTAAAACTTAACTTTGTCACTGTGctacatataattttcccgTATTTGATGTCCTATAAATGATGATATATTATTAGCACCTAAAGCCCTAGCTTTACTTGCTTTAGATCAGGGGCGATCCTGATTACTGATCAACTCATCTACTTATAATTTCTTTGACCAATCAACTCATTtagaacaaaataataaaatcattaatGTGATAAGTTAGGTTGATCCATGAGGTATGAATCCCTTATTCACCATCAATGACTGAAAATATAGATTAATATTTTAGCGGAAAAAGTGTGATATCGTATTGCGGTGGAAAACTTGTGAAAACCATCTATTTTTGGCAGAAAATTGTTCAATTTTACTATCTGAGAAATTGTGAAATAGTGTCTTTAGCAAAAGAATTACAGAATCTCATTTTTTGGTTGGAAAATTATGATATTGTGATTATATTGAAGAAATTGATGATAaaggtgatgatgattataTGGTGATCATGATGATATTAATAAAGCTAATGATGATGTTAAGTATGATAATTTATGGTTTAATATGGTGAACCATAAACCATTACAACTTACTCCAAACGATCCACTAACTCACtgacccatcaactcattaTGATCCAAATAGTAAAATTATTAGGGTTGATGAATTAGATTAGATCAAATTGACACATATAGTTTGActcatatattaaaattttatttttaacaaaagaaagatgcTGAGGTTTGAGAAAaattcatttgaaaaaaatgtaagagcatcaaagaaaattagaagtGGTTCGTTTGTGCATCTAGATGCATATACAAGACATTATTCgttaaataacatttaattatatgaGTTGGACTTAATAACTTGATGCATTTGGAAAATGTAacttaagaacaaaaaatcttggatgagttttaaatttttaacttaAAGGAGAGTTTATATACAACACAATTTCCATCTAGAAATCACAACGATAACCAAGATagttttactttatatatattatcatattttaaaataatattctttCACCAAAACAGTGAAACAACAAATTATCTATTTCCCATCAAAATCACTAAACTATTAAACTACATTTGATGGTATAACTATGTAGTTTGATTGCTCGAGTAATTCCTCGATACAAGCGCAAGGTAAATATACATGGTTAATATTCTAAAGAGTTTTAGGACTTGTTCTtagctaaaacaaaaaaaaaagttgtttgttttgttttcagagttgtaaataaaaatgcaaataaatTGACAATTAAACTTATGAATTAAAGACATTGAGCTAtagaatattttaataatcaatcTAGAAGAATAGATGTAACAGGTAATTCAGAAATTAAGAACTGTTCTCAAACATGAACACAAATttagattctctctctctctctctctctctctctctctctctctctctctctctctctctctctctctctctctctctctctctctctctctctctctctctattttgatAGATGAAAAAATAGTACAATACCATATTCTCACCAAAAATAGTAGAATACTGTTTACCGTTCTACAAAATCCGTGaaatcataattttgaaaGACATTTTATGCATacatttttcccgccaaaacctTATATTCAAGGTCTTATGTATTTTGcaccaaaactttaaaactagGTGTAGACATCCGGGTACGCGGATCGGGTTCGGCTAAAACCCAATCAAGTAAGGATCTTTTGGTTAGAGAGGGCCAATTTTAAAGACCAATAcccaaattttatattaaatactCGTGTTTTAGGTAAGATTTTGGGTTTTCGGTAAATTTGGATATTCTAATCAAATATCCGGGTATATTTGGGTTCGTGTCGGGTTCTTGTTTGGTTGTTTGGGTCGAGGAGTTTAGGACCCAATAGgataaatctaaatttttggCTTTGGTTTCAGGTCCGATTTTTGGgtcgaaaaaaagaaatagtcATCATTTCCTATCTTTCgttctataaaaaaatttggaccCTAATTATAATAGATTtgcttataaaaaaaagataaattttggGTGGACCCTGTGCATCAGCTCTTCCAGCACAGGTATACCCAGTTCCTGTTTTTTGCTAAATCCCTATTTGAAACCACGATTTCATGAGTTCATAAATTTTGCCAGAAAATGCAATTACTCGGATTTGCTAGTTTTAGAACATAACatgattttacagttttggcaGAAACATGATTTCACGTTCTTTGAAAAATGACGTTCCACGACTTTGATAGAATTATGATGCATTTATTGCCTATAAAGGGGAATATGACTTATTGCAGttccaatattttgtttgatgtgtTTTTCTACCCTAATAACGGTccaattttttgtttcgtttaaaatttatttttctaccCTAAAAATATACTTGAACTCTTCAAATTTTGCCTTAATCAGAATCATCGATAACATATGTTAGTCAATTGTAATGGATGATGACTCAACTCACATGTGTATGACGATTAGGCTCGACCGAATTGGGTAGGACTTAAATGTTGGACCTAAGACTCAtcaacatttttgaaaaaagggAAATTGGCAAAACTAACCAACAAAAACGTTATATTTGCAAAACTAACACCTGAAACTATATGTGGTGTAATTTCTGTAATAATTCCAAACATaaattctgtttctttcaGAGAATTTACAATACCCAAATATAAAGCATGGTATACATAAAGCGAGCAACCCGGGAAAGTTTCGAAGAGTGATATAGACCGACACGGTTAGAGTGGCGAGGCAAGGGTATCCGATTTTTCGATTTGGGGGTTTCGCATAATGGCGACAGGGCCGGTGCCGGTGAAGTCGAGTAAGCAACTTCCGGTTGTGCAATTTGGGGGAGGGGGACTATATAAGCGTCGAATTTGAGTCGCGGCTAGGGAAAAGCGAGTACAGTTGGTTCTATTTGTGGCGGCTCCTATACGAACAGCGAATTTCAGGAAACATTGGTGGATTAGAAGTGCTCCATCGACAAACGTGGTTGCTCTTATCAAATTTTAGCAAGTCGGAGGTATgagttgaaatattttgtctttgtcaCAAATCATTGGTTTTAGTTCTATGCATGCATCTCAGAAACTCGGATTTGATGAACTGTAGTATTGAAATTTAGTGATTCCCGAATTGATTTGTGTGTTTAATTCTgtgattttttggttttagcagACATCAATCATTTGTGGTTAAGGTCGGATTGTAGTGTTAAGTTAAGCGTGTATGTAATCCAGTTTATCTTAATGAAACTAAAGGAAAGATGCTTACATATTGCATGTGTAGTTTAACCACCTATATGGTGAGCTATTGAACATGTATTGCCAATTTAGATTACATGATTTGTATAAATCTGTTTTGGGCATCTGGTAAGCAGCAAATAAGTGATAATGTTACCTTTGAATTTCATGGTATCTGTCAAATGGGGGATGATAAGTTGCCAAAGCGTTTGTTTCGGCTTGGGGCTGAACCTGAAGGTCGAAAGAggataaacaaatattttacacTTTGGTGGATTGAGATTATAAAGGCTGCACTTGATGAAGAGCATTTGCAACAGCTGGATGGTTCTCAATTTCGGAGTATCTTGCAAATGGGGACGCATCAGTTTTCTATAATGTTCTTGCATTACATTCTATCTAGACAGTTAGTGACAGATAAGAAGTACGAGATGTGGTGGTTGTTTGCTGGGAAACCAATTTGCTTTTGCATTGATGATTTTGCGCTAGTAACCGGTCTAAACTGCAGCAAAGCTGGTTTCAAAAAGAAGGATGCAAGAACTAGAGGGAATATGAAAGCGGTTCAGAATCCTACAAGGTTCTACAAGTTTCTATTTGGTAAAGAGAGAAATCCAACTTCAAAATAGATTGTAGGAAAGCTTTCTATGGAGAAGAAATACAAAGACCCGCTAACTCGGTTTCGCCTAGCTTTGCTGCTAATAGTTGATGGCATTCTTTGCCCGACATATGCGCGAACAATCATCAATCCTTAACATGTAGAGACGGTTAAAGATGTTGCTGTGTTTCTTAAATATCCTTGGGGCAGAACCTTGTTTCTAAATGAACTAAGGAACTTGCCCAAGATACAACAGCCATACAAGAGTTCCCGCATGCATTAGTTCTTGTGACTGTTACCGCATGTCCAACTATCATATACATGTCGGACTCGGTTATCAGCATACTAGACCCAACAATTTCAGTTGAGAAGCTTGTTCAGTATGTATTAGGAAGGAGCTTGAAAATCAATATGCATGACGCCCGCACTATAGACCAAAATGGCATGGtaattttttagttatatagaCTGCTACTTGATTTTGGTATTAAATTGTGTTTTCATGCCTTAACTATCCAATTCAACTTTATATTGTAAGACCGGATCACATCACTACTAAATGAAGAACTACTTGCAAGAGATATCGACTTATCTTTCTGTGAtgaggaggatgatgaagaagtaTCACACTTGCTGTCCTTATTAATGAAGGAGCACCCATTCAAGCATAATAGTTTGAGTGGTGGCGTGGACGCTTGTGATGTTGTACAACCATCTGATGATGAGTTCCTTGCAGATGAAGGTATGAATCCGTCTAAGAGTGATGGTGAAGAGGAGATGGAGGCTGATGTCCCAGGTGGTGCTATGGAAGAGAGACAAGAGGGTGCAACCGGTGAATGTGAAGACGGCATGGATGCtgattttcttgttgatgATAGACAAACACAGAAAGATGATGGCAATTTTCTGGCTGGAGAAGATTTGCAGCATGATGTCCCGATTGCTGGGGAAACGCAAAACAGTAGTAGTGCATTGATCAAAGAGGCACCTGATGAATTTGAGTAAAGTTTTCTCAAGATTCAACAGGCGAACACAGTTGAATTGAAGGCCTACTTTGATACTAAACTAGATAAGCATAAGAAAGAATTGGTGGAAATGATTACTGAATCTATTAGGGAAGTGGTAAGTGGGCAAAATAGACAGAAGGCTCAAAAAGGGGAATCCAACAAATGTGTAGCAGAGTCCTGCTCTACAAAGGTTTGGTTACTTTGATTTGCtgtatatgttttggaaaactGACCATATATGTTCCATTCCATTTTCAGTGACATAATATGCTTATGTTACAATTGTAATTCATGAAACAGGAACATAGAAGCTTTGACCAGCCAGGGCATACGCATGTTGGTTCCCAGCCGGATGAACCTGAGATTGGGCTAGCTGGTGGAAGTGACAGTGTAGCGGGTGTTTGTGGCATAATTGGTGGATTAGGTGTGTTAGATGGCATCAAGACTGACACTCTTAAGGAGGTTAGCATACGGTAAAAATTGTTCCTCACTTgttttaatgaataaatattacatataaatgTGATGTACTATTAGGTCCGAGGTGACGATGCTAGTCAGAAAagacggaaaaaaaaatctagttcTGATATGGACGCCCAATCTACTCGGCCACTTAAAAGAGTTAAAGAGAAGGACCAGGTGTCAAGCACTAAGGTATTACTATATCTGTCTGTATATTTACTCCACTAGCACTTGTGTTTTTGGAATGAACACTTACTTTACTAATTGAATTTGACAGATTGGAAACACAGAAGAATTGCATGCAAACAACCCGGTAAGACATGACAAAGATGTTAAATTAAGTTAAATGATGTAGATATGCTGAACTATTTACATGGGTATATGTATGCAGGATGTTAATGCAGAAGAGCACTTGGATGATGATTGTGATGTTATTGCCCCTAATGTTTTGTTGGGCCTACCGCAAGAAACTGTGGCTGACAGCAGCAGGTTACCtccaaaaggaaagaagaagacatctCCCAGAAAAGTCACAGTGTTGCGGTCAAGCAACCGGATTAGGGACAGTCCCGTCATGTCCAACAGAAGAGAGAGTCGGCCTACCATTCCGGTACAGCAGCGGCAAACAGCTGTTAGAGGGTCGACTAAAGTTCATGTTGTTAGGCCTGGAAAATGGGAGAAGATACCTCCAAATCCACCACCATCTTTTATTGGTCCGTTTGACCCGTTTGCTGTTCCAAGTCCAGAGAGAGtgaaatgttttcttaaaaaaatggaaCGGAGAGTGTAATTACAGGCCCTATATATTCAGAATAACTAATTTGTTATCGCAACTAACTTGCTGGTATATGGTACCATGTAGATCTTATGCTCTGGCTGATGGCGTTGTAATGGAGAATACTGAATTTCTAACTATTTACGAGGCACAGACACTACTAGATGAATCAGTAAGTTATACATGCAATCAGTGTTGTTTCAAATAAAACTGTGTGCTCACTGCTTCTTTAGTAGGCCTACCAATATTAATGGTGTGTGCTAATAAAAAAACTGACTTCCACAAGGACCAGATCTGTTAGTGAGGTTCATCCAGATGCGGCTGGATAAAAAGAAGTTGTTGCGTTTTGATTTTCTACCGTCACGTTTCTTGTCAGAGCTACGACGCCAGTACAACAAATTTTGTGCAGCTTCAGATAAGAGTGCTTTTTACTTCCCCACACTTACAAGAGTCCCATTCATGGTGCAGCCGAAATGGTTTGATGAGGTTGATGTCATCTACTGCCGAATGCAGGTCGAGAGGCAGCATTGGGTTGGGCTTGTCATCAATTTGAAGAAATGGGAAGTCATTGTATTAGACTGCAAGAGGGAAGTATTGAACGACGAGCATGTGGCGAAGTACATAGAACACATAATAATCATGCTCCTGTACCTTATTCGAAACCATGGTGTAAACGGGAGAATGCTAACACAGAGGCTCGATCCTATGACAATGAGTAGACCCAACTTACAGTTCAATGTTTCGTCATTAGGTATGTTTGTCTTCCATGATTGAGTTTTGCTAAGTGTTTTATATTTGACTGgatgacatatatatttcacGTGTGTTTTTCAGGCCTTGTTGGAATTGCGTGTGTGATCTTACTTGAGCTACATTCAGTTAACGCCATGGACTATTGTGCTAAACTAGACGAAGAGAAGATGCGAGGGGCAGC includes:
- a CDS encoding Myb family transcription factor; the protein is MRGRIVRSYTRSKVPHWRWTDDLNLLFIQVVELLGGERRATPKVILDFMDVKNLPISHVKSHLQMYRNKKKEESRKERRMMREMSRRQSQQYIQIYERYNWILVRR